Proteins encoded together in one Anopheles darlingi chromosome 3, idAnoDarlMG_H_01, whole genome shotgun sequence window:
- the LOC125953464 gene encoding phenoloxidase-activating factor 2-like — translation MLSIHSAANGIIGSKQRNSNHRTMNSLGSCTLVLLLLLATAYGAFDQSAFTNGPKCSNENVSGMCLPQACCPDANNSIISSGEYREGNICCYLAAPFKPCMEGKGLCLPVGCYPNEMDMIEVKERYNECATSETCEIVKPTCTMQNSTPTTCGLRGNIRESTDIRANRWEFPWSVAIFRVTTMFGRPFNVFLCGGTLLEDRKIVTIAECVDQERTGQLRVHLGRWDMGARSEECSQILRITKIVIHKNYNAISRKNNIALLLLNSDIIQWYSSVNPICLPTTAMSGQSDPCYIVGWDTMPTLSVNYLLKFKVKTSKSLQDCQKSVQTNYPSLAYELSPEHGCASVVKPMDKHYPCERVTGSGLVCKSSATAQYYLRGVALSALRNCSLSSINDLFVDVNKYTGWIRNTPEG, via the exons ATGCTCAGTATACATTCAGCCGCCAACGGAATCATCGGTAGCAAGCAGCGGAACAGTAACCATAGAACCATGAACTCTCTTGGCAGTTGcacgttggtgctgctgttgctactagcAACCGCATACGGTGCGTTCGACCAGTCAGCTTTTACCAATGGCCCAAAGTGTTCGAATGAAAACGTATCTGGAATGTGTCTTCCACAAGCGTGTTGTCCGGATGCCAACAATTCCATAATTTCCTCTGGCGAGTATCGGGAAGGCAATATTTGTTGTTACCTTGCGGCACCTTTTAAACCGTGTATGGAAGGAAAAGGTTTGTGCCTTCCGGTTGGCTGTTATCCGAACGAGATGGATATGATCGAAGTGAAGGAGCGTTACAACGAGTGCGCCACGTCTGAAACTTGTGAAATCGTGAAGCCAACGTGCACTATGCAGAATTCGACACCGACAACGTGTGGCCTACGGGGGAACATCCGCGAGAGCACGGACATTCGTGCGAACCGTTGGGAGTTTCCCTGGAGTGTGGCCATATTCCGGGTCACCACGATGTTCGGTAGGCCATTTAACGTATTTCTTTGCGGTGGAACACTTCTCGAGGATCGTAAAATCGTGACCATCGCTGAATGCGTCGATCAAGAGCGAACCGGCCAGTTACGGGTACACCTTGGTCGGTGGGATATGGGCGCTAGGAGTGAAGAGTGTAGCCAG ATACTGCGCATAACAAAGATAGTCATCCACAAGAACTACAATGCAATATCCCGGAAGAACAacattgcgctgctgctgctgaatagCGACATTATTCAGTGGTACTCATCGGTGAATCCCATATGCCTGCCAACAACGGCCATGAGCGGTCAATCCGATCCTTGCTACATCGTCGGATGGGACACGATGCCTACACTATCGGTCAACTATTTGCTCAAGTTCAAAGTAAAGACGAGCAAATCCTTACAAGACTGCCAGAAATCTGTACAAACGAACTATCCATCGTTGGCGTACGAGCTGTCCCCGGAGCACGGCTGTGCGTCAGTCGTGAAACCAATGGACAAACACTATCCCTGTGAGCGTGTGACCGGTTCGGGGTTAGTTTGCAAATCCAGCGCTACGGCCCAGTACTACCTGCGTGGCGTGGCCTTGTCCGCATTGCGCAACTGTTCACTCTCCAGCATCAATGATCTGTTCGTGGATGTCAACAAGTACACCGGTTGGATACGTAATACGCCAGAAGGTTAA